From Montipora foliosa isolate CH-2021 chromosome 6, ASM3666993v2, whole genome shotgun sequence, a single genomic window includes:
- the LOC138005229 gene encoding integrase/recombinase xerD homolog, protein MVLVHAALKWFHSFVPDDGPNPLDNAYCKNFIECAKRTRGNPVNKKKPVDPTIIRSIIDRHGTEEASLKDLRIAAISFLGFAGFLRFNELSNIQPKHLTFCGGFVKLFVPRSKTDVYREGNYVYIAKLEGKYLPT, encoded by the coding sequence ATGGTTTTAGTCCATGCTGCGCTGAAATGgttccattcctttgttcctgATGATGGTCCTAATCCTTTGGATAACGCTTATTGCAAGAACTTCATTGAGTGCGCTAAGAGGACAAGAGGCAATCCGGTGAACAAGAAAAAGCCCGTCGACCCTACTATCATTAGAAGCATTATTGACAGGCATGGCACTGAGGAAGCATCTCTAAAGGACTTACGTATTGCCGCGATAAGTTTTTTAGGTTTTGCAGGTTTTCTTCGTTTTAACGAGTTGTCTAATATTCAGCCAAAGCACCTCACGTTTTGTGGTGGTTTTGTTAAACTTTTTGTGCCAAGAAGTAAAACAGACGTATATAGAGAGGGCAACTATGTTTATATCGCTAAGTTAGAGGGCAAATACCTTCCTACGTAG
- the LOC138008920 gene encoding uncharacterized protein: protein MQISNLFIPEIILQKHFEISWCENMATCETNCFLFYKDADGCGDFKSKGELVPLSECDADISAHIRRCHLSKECLTEKELILMRAGYFCLTEQQVQRMMVCPRHRANLGQYWGNQTRRTPCQYPEHKGKIEGVKSDRAFTVKLAKEVKDLFGVIVPVGSLICNSCRKNHSQKMKSEWKWLENKDVDEAAPVELPRKCKVDARAAMKCHKSPLCQTSKK from the exons atGCAAATTTCGAACCTTTTTATACCAGAGATCATattacaaaaacattttgagataAGCTGGTGCGAAAACATGGCAACTTGTGAGACAAactgtttccttttttataaagATGCGGATGGATGCGGCGATTTTAAGAGCAAAGGTGAGCTAGTACCCCTTTCCGAATGCGACGCTGATATATCTGCACATATCAGACGGTGTCATCTGTCGAAAGAATGCTTAACGGAGAAAGAACTTATTTTGATGCGTGCAGGCTATTTTTGCCTAACTGAACAACAGGTGCAACGTATGATGGTTTGCCCAAGGCATCGTGCTAATCTTGGGCAGTATTGGGGAAATCAAACCCGGAGAACACCGTGTCAGTACCCTGAGCACAAAGGAAAGATAGAAGGGGTGAAAAGTGACCGTGCATTCACCGTAAAACTTGCAAAGGAAGTAAAAGACCTGTTTGGTGTCATTGTTCCTGTTGGATCGC TCATCTGCAACAGCTGCAGAAAGAACCACAGTCAGAAAATGAAGAGCGAATGGAAATGGCTGGAAAACAAAGACGTCGATGAAGCAGCTCCAGTTGAATTACCGAG GAAATGCAAAGTGGATGCTCGCGCAGCAATGAAATGTCACAAATCGCCACTCTGTCAGACGTCAAAGAAGTAG
- the LOC138005230 gene encoding uncharacterized protein translates to MLCKEKVDEACRAVCSVIAPNASKELLEAFKLSSSQGSDLTALVTAYRNAPNRGLKTQILSIYVLRYSSTELKQIHAPFENLSDRQIKKAREHAKTVGPGMSILEKTPHHRIKIDLVKLNHFLSFIDQPYFYQDVSYGTRTLRLESGEQLVMPNIVRTVGRSTMIEQYLSYCSSEGFESLGRSTLFRILKVRESSQRKSLQGLDNISASGAYGFDTLHKIVEELEKSGSTQAWCDTIRRKLKEGKRYLKTDYRAHCRGGNDLCPDHCRRYALSDPQNSNFQVSCDQQHLEECDQCESLKTTMLSVLSEIESPYISFYSSERKEDLLHDGSHAQDMVFQWKAHILRAENQDKAKVDALKAITSESILIVMDWAMKLNQMKYREEQSEWFGKRGMSWHVSCIVSKPVGEQDLEIVSYVHLFVSCTQDWYAVCGILTHLLKIVKADRPHISRAYLRSDGAGCYFNNNLIAAVSQFGEQDGITVMRYDFSEPQYGKDVCDRIISPLKGAIRRYCHEGHDILTASDMYEALRARQVKGTTAAVCEIDRNQVLKVNRITNFSAFHNFKYDASGLLVSKAYDIGPGEQVLWSDLDVQCPGIITVKEVDERCFFPVAPRRMKAPGDESDETQLLFECKEPGCSYVFATFEMLQDHVNFGEHGLTVQPQEGIYDRLRRQWAYKFSTLSLTDDSRKEEKQPAGQERASPKEAWKSEGEGWALQKPRGGSTRFSEKVKSFLKDRFNAGAQTGRKADPAQVAADIRKVRNADGTRKFSSNEWLTKAQVQSFFSRLSSLNRKASRTLQRDKVKGDNEDGDDEDDDLILEEELEYLDEKLRNEEIDDICNQVGVIHPIMYDGYDLCEQVRLDKLSAFTVSTLRTMCKHFELSFRSKDNKPRLMDKIKEMVRECSCSHLGPTD, encoded by the exons ATGttgtgcaaagaaaaagttgatgaagcCTGCCGAGCTGTTTGTAGCGTTATCGCACCAAATGCCAGTAAGGAGCTATTAGAAGCTTttaaattatcatcatcacaaGGCAGCGATCTAACCGCATTGGTAACTGCATACAGAAATGCCCCAAATAGAGGTCTTAAAACTCAGATTCTAAGTATATACGTGCTGCGATATTCGTCTACTGAACTGAAACAAATCCACGCCCCTTTTGAGAATCTGAGTGACCGTCAGATTAAGAAGGCGAGGGAACATGCAAAGACCGTCGGTCCTGGGATGAGTATACTGGAGAAAACGCCACACCACAGAATCAAGATTGATTTGGTAAAGCTGAATCATTTCTTGTCATTTATCGATCAACCGTACTTTTATCAAGACGTTTCGTATGGAACCAGGACATTGCGATTAGAATCTGGTGAACAGCTAGTGATGCCCAACATTGTGCGAACAGTAGGGAGATCCACTATGATAGAACAATATCTCAGTTATTGCAGCAGTGAAGGCTTTGAGTCCCTTGGACGGTCTACTTTGTTTCGAATCTTAAAGGTCAGAGAATCCTCCCAACGGAAATCACTTCAGGGACTTGACAACATATCAGCAAGTGGAGCATATGGCTTCGATACTCTTCACAAGATCGTAGAGGAGTTGGAGAAAAGCGGATCAACTCAGGCGTGGTGCGACACTATACGAAGAAAGCTTAAGGAAGGAAAGCGCTATCTGAAAACGGACTATCGAGCGCACTGTCGAGGAGGCAACGACCTATGTCCCGACCACTGTAGGCGTTATGCCCTTAGTGACCCCCAGAACAGCAATTTTCAAGTATCCTGCGACCAACAGCATCTTGAAGAGTGTGACCAATGTGAATCACTGAAGACAACTATGCTTTCTGTTTTGTCGGAAATTGAGTCACCATACATCAGCTTCTACAGTTCTGAACGAAAGGAGGACCTCCTACATGATGGCAGCCATGCACAAGATATGGTGTTTCAGTGGAAAGCACACATCTTAAGAGCAGAGAATCAAGACAAAGCAAAAGTTGATGCGCTGAAGGCCATTACCAGTGAGTCTATTTTGATAGTAATGGATTGGGCAATGAAGCTCAACCAAATGAAGTACAGGGAAGAGCAATCGGAATGGTTTGGCAAGCGTGGGATGAGTTGGCACGTTAGCTGCATTGTATCGAAGCCTGTTGGTGAGCAAGACCTGGAGATAGTTTCGTATGTTCACCTCTTTGTTAGCTGCACTCAGGACTGGTATGCAGTGTGCGGGATCCTGACACACCTGCTGAAGATTGTGAAAGCTGATCGACCACACATCAGTAGGGCCTACCTACGCTCTGATGGTGCTGGCTGTTACTTTAACAATAACCTTATAGCGGCGGTTAGCCAGTTTGGTGAGCAAGATGGCATAACAGTAATGAG ATACGACTTCTCTGAGCCACAGTATGGCAAGGATGTGTGTGACCGTATCATCAGCCCCTTAAAGGGTGCCATCCGACGTTACTGTCACGAGGGTCACGACATTTTGACCGCGTCAGATATGTACGAGGCTTTACGAGCCAGACAAGTGAAAGGAACCACAGCAGCTGTATGTGAGATAGATCGTAACCAAGTCCTCAAGGTAAACCGCATCACAAATTTCAGTGCGTTCCATAATTTTAAATATGATGCCAGCGGTCTCCTAGTCTCTAAGGCCTATGACATCGGTCCTGGAGAACAGGTATTGTGGTCAGATCTCGACGTTCAGTGTCCGGGTATTATTACAGTAAAGGAAGTCGACGAACGTTGCTTCTTCCCTGTTGCACCCAGACGCATGAAGGCACCAGGCGATGAGTCAGACGAAACGCAGTTACTGTTTGAGTGTAAAGAACCTGGCTGCTCTTACGTCTTCGCCACCTTTGAAATGTTGCAAGACCATGTTAATTTTGGAGAACATGGATTAACTGTCCAGCCACAGGAAGGCATTTATGATCGCCTACGTCGTCAGTGGGCTTACAAGTTCTCCACACTTTCTCTTACCGATGAttcaagaaaagaagaaaagcagCCTGCAGGTCAGGAACGTGCCTCACCAAAAGAAGCCTGGAAATCGGAGGGTGAAGGCTGGGCATTACAAAAGCCGAGGGGAGGAAGTACCAGGTTTTCGGAAAAGGTTAAGTCATTCCTGAAAGACAGGTTTAACGCTGGCGCTCAAACTGGCAGGAAAGCTGATCCAGCTCAAGTTGCTGCCGACATAAGGAAGGTCAGGAATGCCGATGGGACACGGAAGTTTAGCAGCAACGAGTGGCTGACGAAGGCGCAGGTCCAATCCTTTTTTAGTAGGCTGTCTTCACTAAACAGAAAAGCTAGCCGAACACTGCAAAGAGATAAAGTCAAGGGAGATAATGAGGACGgcgatgatgaagatgatgatctTATCCTGGAGGAAGAGCTTGAATATCTGGACGAGAAACTCAGAAACGAGGAAATTGATGATATTTGTAATCAAGTTGGTGTGATCCACCCCATCATGTATGATGGGTATGATCTGTGTGAGCAGGTCAGACTTGACAAACTCTCGGCATTTACTGTATCAACACTAAGGACCATGTGCAAGCATTTTGAGCTTTCTTTCAGATCCAAAGATAACAAGCCCCGCCTTATGGACAAAATTAAAGAGATGGTACGAGAATGCAGCTGCAGCCATCTTGGTCCAACAGATTAG